The following coding sequences lie in one Arachis ipaensis cultivar K30076 chromosome B05, Araip1.1, whole genome shotgun sequence genomic window:
- the LOC107641641 gene encoding putative RING-H2 finger protein ATL21B yields MASFTYFSFFFFFILLLVLTFQTSTTKATYSSYHDSTKCSHGGPSIHYPFHIKGSLPGFELLCKENLTTIHFPSYGDLVVKSISYDTKKIQLLDPKNCVHGVFLNLNLSSTPFQYYHVLKNYTYLNCSTKLSTPSFTEVPCLSAAGSHVYTVDPELHVPGSCNGFKTVAIPFEYSPYISDNSLGLALTWNLPHSEERKDKAISKTTDSHTTRYTVLGLSICSLAVAIALMMISIIKVTGSTWNCSEKEDPLLQSLPNV; encoded by the exons ATGGCTTCATTCACctacttctccttcttcttcttcttcattctcctCTTGGTTTTAACCTTCCAAACCTCAACCACCAAAGCCACATATTCAAGCTACCATGATTCAACCAAGTGCAGCCATGGTGGCCCTTCCATCCACTATCCATTCCACATAAAAGGATCCCTCCCTGGCTTTGAACTCCTCTGCAAGGAAAACCTCACCACTATCCATTTTCCATCTTATGGTGATTTGGTTGTCAAATCCATTAGCTATGATACCAAAAAGATTCAGCTTCTTGATCCCAAGAACTGTGTTCATGGTGTCTTTCTCAACCTCAATCTCTCATCTACACCTTTCCAATACTACCATGTTCTGAAGAACTACACATACCTCAATTGCTCTACAAAGCTATCTACCCCTTCTTTCACTGAGGTTCCATGCTTGAGTGCCGCAGGTTCTCATGTTTACACAGTCGACCCTGAACTGCATGTGCCTGGTTCTTGCAACGGTTTCAAAACCGTGGCAATTCCCTTTGAGTATAGCCCTTATATCTCAGACAATAGTCTTGGTCTTGCATTGACATGGAACTTGCCGCATTCTGAAGAAAGAAAAGACAAAGCAATAAGCAAGACCACAGATTCCCACACAACACGTTACACAG TTTTAGGATTGAGTATCTGTTCTTTGGCGGTGGCAATTGCACTTATGATGATAAGCATAATAAAGGTTACTGGGTCCACATGGAATTGCAGTGAGAAAGAGGACCCATTATTGCAGAGCTTGCCAAATGTCTAG